One segment of Coffea arabica cultivar ET-39 chromosome 7c, Coffea Arabica ET-39 HiFi, whole genome shotgun sequence DNA contains the following:
- the LOC113698492 gene encoding protein TONSOKU isoform X1 yields MAKKKKNEEQQLRDAKKACGEAKAVGNRAEEGRWANFIGNIHKNRGEYVEALDWLQKDYDVSVKHLPPNQLLPTCNTLGELHLRLQHFHEALKIQEKHLRLAEDTNNLIEQQRASTQLGRTYHEMFLKSEDDHSSIRNVKMYFKLAMKLAEDIKKSPTDSKSSIVREYIDAHNNLGMLEIDLDNLEEAKRILNRGLTICDEEEVDEDDDARSRLHHNLGNVYMDLREWDKAREHIEKDITICKKIGHCQGEAKGFINLGELHYRVQKYNEAIICYQKALQRAKSMEDEDALVSQIEQNIKTVEAAIEVTEELKHESQNLKRLERKLPSARGTGCERKNLLQQIVSLGHLIEKSSMTLAWRKHLKYAKMKKRIANEVCDKEHLADSFLAIGESYQKLREFKKALKWYTKSWESYKLIGNLEGQALSKIEIGNVLDSDGDWMGALDAFEEGYRIALGAKIPSVQLSALENIHYCHMIRFDNAEKARSLKLSIDKLRHSGSKGIEAKDTAGHCCSETDTEIDDHSAKRSEVSISPERSSSNFTRSKSHSCEEDLNEDAPLISFLHPGKKAAKLRTRCEAAVHTSIKPPETSPRSTSMSVGSQAVGRKRTRAVISDDEYENNEEYTSRRTIYSGHGEKVATSDGLENTKNSNCPAANEFPDISPLASKCAMNACTPVNLEESSCSYKSRTSILVAQDGKDFRQSSTNEFANATGKLPFKHNVPNICSSPDESCQHIPIKVDDYLVQMKLDSFVNRDKLSIEQIKAEVACLYYLQLPSERRVKGLVPVVQDIKYDGRSLETLEAYILKNCELGSGQIEVSVGVVWVHKRVMKLYIDCCEELSEQPNLNVLKKLYNLEVSEDEIVVSDCELQDISVAPLLDALHAHKTVAIINLSHNLLGNGTMERLKQVFASSGQNYGALVLDLHGNRLGPTALFQICECPVLYSRLEVLNISGNRLTDACASYLSCILKNCQALYSLNVENCSITSRTVQKIADSLHSGSVLTNLSLGYNNPVSGNAITNLLLKIADLKRFQELNLSGIKLSKPVVGSLCQSVVNLRLSALMLAGCSIGMDGALQLTKTLSNDTQELVKLDLSSCGITSEYFSMRNTGICLINGILELNLGGNPIMQEGGTALASVLADPRCCLKTLVLSKCQLGLIGILRTLEALSSNCYLEELNLAENILPAELEYSLLSVKGSPNSTQTKLILPNSLHKASAHKEFETSTQEPCAVNTDFNQIEVADSDDDIFGVNVAASGLSNEHISLSQKSLLNSESAYIQEVLAAIAMAKQLQILDLSKNGFSQHAVESLFTAWSSSRAGLAQSHIQDSVIHMSVEENKCCGIRPCCQKV; encoded by the exons ATAGGGCGGAGGAGGGGCGGTGGGCGAATTTCATCGGAAACATCCATAAGAATCGAGGGGAGTACGTGGAGGCGCTGGATTGGCTGCAGAAGGATTATGACGTTTCAGTGAAGCATCTGCCGCCCAACCAACTCCTTCCTACTTGTAATACCCTCGGCGAACTCCACCTCCGCCTCCAACATTTCCACGAAGCCCTAAAGATTCAG GAAAAGCACTTAAGGCTGGCAGAGGACACAAATAACCTCATTGAGCAACAAAGAGCAAGTACACAACTCGGTCGGACATACCATGAAATGTTTTTGAAGTCTGAGGATGACCATTCCTCGATTAGGAATGTCAAAATGTACTTTAAATTAGCCATGAAACTTGCTGAAGATATCAAGAAGAGTCCAACAGATAGCAAATCTTCTATTGTTAGGGAGTACATTGATGCTCATAATAACCTTGGAATGCTTGAAATTGATCTTGATAACTTGGAAGAAGCCAAGAGAATTCTCAATAGAGGATTAACAATCTGCGATGAAGAAGAGGTAGATGAGGATGATGATGCACGTAGTAGGCTGCACCATAACCTTGGCAATGTTTATATGGACCTTAGGGAATGGGACAAAGCACGAGAGCACATAGAAAAGGATATCACAATTTGTAAGAAAATTGGGCATTGCCAAGGTGAGGCAAAGGGTTTTATTAATCTTGGGGAGTTGCACTACAGAGTCCAAAAATACAATGAGGCCATAATTTGTTACCAAAAGGCCCTTCAACGGGCAAAGTCAATGGAAGATGAGGATGCTTTAGTGAGTCAAATTGAACAGAATATTAAAACTGTAGAAGCAGCAATTGAAGTAACGGAAGAATTAAAGCATGAATCTCAGAACCTCAAAAGGCTGGAAAGGAAGTTGCCAAGTGCTAGAGGCACAGGATGTGAGAGGAAGAATTTGCTGCAACAGATTGTATCTCTTGGTCATCTTATTGAGAAATCAAGCATGACACTTGCATGGCGGAAG CATCTTAAGTATGCAAAGATGAAGAAAAGGATAGCAAATGAGGTTTGTGATAAAGAGCACCTGGCAGATTCATTTCTTGCGATTGGAGAGTCATACCAGAAGCTTAGGGAGTTCAAGAAAGCTCTTAAATGGTACACAAAGAGCTGGGAATCATACAAGCTAATTGGCAACTTGGAG GGACAAGCATTATCCAAGATTGAGATAGGAAACGTTCTCGATTCTGATGGTGATTGGATGGGGGCCTTAGATGCTTTTGAAGAAGGTTATAG GATTGCTCTTGGAGCTAAAATTCCTTCTGTTCAGCTGTCTGCTCTTGAAAATATTCACTACTGTCACATGATCAGATTTGATAATGCTGAAAAGGCTAG GAGTTTGAAATTGTCAATTGACAAACTAAGGCATTCAGGAAGTAAGGGAATTGAGGCAAAAGATACGGCAGGCCACTGTTGTTCTGAAACTGATACTGAGATTGATGATCACTCAGCAAAAAGGTCTGAAGTTAGCATTTCACCGGAAAGAAGTTCATCAAATTTCACTAGGTCAAAGTCTCATTCATGTGAGGAGGACTTAAATGAAGATGCTCCATTGATCTCATTTCTCCATCCTGGTAAAAAGGCAGCAAAGTTGAGAACCCGGTGTGAAGCAGCAGTGCATACTTCTATCAAGCCTCCTGAAACCTCACCCAGGAGCACATCGATGTCTGTTGGCAGCCAGGCAGTTGGTCGTAAACGTACCCGTGCTGTTATTTCTGATGATGAATATGAAAACAATGAGGAATATACCTCCAGAAGAACAATTTATAGTGGCCACGGAGAAAAAGTTGCTACTTCAGATGGAT TGGAGAATACAAAGAATTCGAATTGTCCTGCTGCTAATGAGTTCCCT GATATTTCACCGCTTGCCTCAAAATGTGCCATGAATGCTTGTACTCCTGTTAACCTTGAAGAAAGTAGTTGTTCGTACAAATCCAGAACTTCAATCTTAGTTGCTCAAGATGGCAAGGATTTCAGACAATCAAGCACAAATGAATTTGCAAATGCCACTGGAAAGCTGCCTTTCAAACACAATGTGCCAAATATTTGTTCCTCTCCTGATGAAAGCTGT CAACACATACCAATCAAAGTTGATGATTACTTGGTACAAATGAAATTAGACTCATTCGTGAATCGAGACAAACTCAGCATAGAGCAGATAAAGGCTGAAGTGGCATGCTTGTACTACCTACAACTACCTTCTGAGAGGAGAGTAAAGG GTTTGGTGCCAGTGGTTCAAGACATAAAATATGATGGTAGATCTTTAGAAACTTTGGAAGCTTACATATTGAAGAATTGCGAACTTGGAAGTGGCCAGATTGAAGTTTCAGTTGGGG TAGTGTGGGTACATAAGCGAGTAATGAAGTTATACATTGACTGCTGCGAGGAACTATCAGAACAACCCAATTTGAACGTTCTTAAGAAGCTATACAACTTAGAG GTATCAGAAGATGAAATTGTTGTCTCCGACTGTGAACTGCAAGATATATCTGTCGCACCACTGCTTGATGCCTTGCATGCACACAAAACAGTTGCCATCATAAACCTTTCTCACAATCTCTTAG GAAATGGAACAATGGAGAGACTCAAGCAAGTATTTGCATCATCAGGACAGAATTATGGTGCTTTAGTATTAGATTTGCACGGCAACCGACTTGGTCCCACAGCTTTATTCCAA ATTTGTGAATGCCCGGTGCTATACTCACGATTGGAAGTATTAAACATTTCTGGCAACCGCTTGACTGATGCATGTGCTTCTTACCTTTCTTGCATTTTGAAGAACTGCCAAG CTCTTTATAGTTTGAATGTCGAAAACTGTTCTATCACGTCTAGAACAGTTCAAAAGATTGCTGACTCACTGCATTCTGGATCTGTATTAACAAATCTCTCTTTAG GATATAATAACCCAGTATCTGGGAATGCCATTACGAACCTTTTGCTTAAAATTGCTGATTTGAAAAG ATTTCAAGAGCTCAATTTATCTGGTATTAAGTTGAGCAAACCTGTAGTAGGTAGCCTTTGCCAATCTGTCGTGAACTTAAGATTGTCAGCTTTGATGCTTGCAGGCTGCAGTATTGGAATG GATGGGGCATTACAGTTGACTAAGACACTCTCAAATGACACTCAGGAACTGGTGAAGCTGGATCTATCATCTTGTGGAATAACATCAGAGTATTTCAGTATGCGAAATACCGGAATTTGTTTAATCAATGGTATTCTTGAGCTGAATCTTGGAGGAAATCCTATTATGCAAGAG GGTGGCACTGCACTGGCCTCTGTACTTGCAGATCCTCGATGTTGTTTAAAAACTTTGGTACTCTCCAAATGCCAACTTGGGCTAATTGGCATCCTTAGGACACTTGAGGCACTGTCGAGCAATTGCTATCTCGAAGAGCTCAACTTGGCTGAAAACATCCTTCCAGCTGAATTAGAATATAGCTTGCTATCAGTGAAAGGAAGCCCAAACTCCACGCAGACTAAGCTCATTCTTCCAAACTCTTTACACAAAGCATCTGCACATAAAGAGTTTGAGACTTCTACACAAGAGCCCTGTGCTGTTAACACAGATTTCAATCAGATCGAAGTTGCAGATAGTGATGATGATATATTTGGGGTGAATGTTGCTGCTTCTGGATTGAGCAACGAGCATATTAGCTTATCCCAGAAGAGCCTACTGAATTCAGAATCTGCATACATTCAGGAGGTTCTGGCTGCTATTGCCATGGCAAAACAGTTGCAAATTTTAGACCTCAGTAAAAATGGTTTCTCCCAGCATGCTGTGGAGAGTTTGTTTACTGCATGGTCAAGTTCAAGAGCTGGTTTAGCTCAGAGTCATATTCAGGATAGTGTGATTCATATGTCAGTGGAAGAAAACAAATGCTGTGGCATCAGGCCTTGCTGCCAAAAGGTTTGA
- the LOC113698492 gene encoding protein TONSOKU isoform X2, producing MAKKKKNEEQQLRDAKKACGEAKAVGNRAEEGRWANFIGNIHKNRGEYVEALDWLQKDYDVSVKHLPPNQLLPTCNTLGELHLRLQHFHEALKIQEKHLRLAEDTNNLIEQQRASTQLGRTYHEMFLKSEDDHSSIRNVKMYFKLAMKLAEDIKKSPTDSKSSIVREYIDAHNNLGMLEIDLDNLEEAKRILNRGLTICDEEEVDEDDDARSRLHHNLGNVYMDLREWDKAREHIEKDITICKKIGHCQGEAKGFINLGELHYRVQKYNEAIICYQKALQRAKSMEDEDALVSQIEQNIKTVEAAIEVTEELKHESQNLKRLERKLPSARGTGCERKNLLQQIVSLGHLIEKSSMTLAWRKHLKYAKMKKRIANEVCDKEHLADSFLAIGESYQKLREFKKALKWYTKSWESYKLIGNLEGQALSKIEIGNVLDSDGDWMGALDAFEEGYRIALGAKIPSVQLSALENIHYCHMIRFDNAEKARSLKLSIDKLRHSGSKGIEAKDTAGHCCSETDTEIDDHSAKRSEVSISPERSSSNFTRSKSHSCEEDLNEDAPLISFLHPGKKAAKLRTRCEAAVHTSIKPPETSPRSTSMSVGSQAVGRKRTRAVISDDEYENNEEYTSRRTIYSGHGEKVATSDGLENTKNSNCPAANEFPDISPLASKCAMNACTPVNLEESSCSYKSRTSILVAQDGKDFRQSSTNEFANATGKLPFKHNVPNICSSPDESCQHIPIKVDDYLVQMKLDSFVNRDKLSIEQIKAEVACLYYLQLPSERRVKGLVPVVQDIKYDGRSLETLEAYILKNCELGSGQIEVSVGVWVHKRVMKLYIDCCEELSEQPNLNVLKKLYNLEVSEDEIVVSDCELQDISVAPLLDALHAHKTVAIINLSHNLLGNGTMERLKQVFASSGQNYGALVLDLHGNRLGPTALFQICECPVLYSRLEVLNISGNRLTDACASYLSCILKNCQALYSLNVENCSITSRTVQKIADSLHSGSVLTNLSLGYNNPVSGNAITNLLLKIADLKRFQELNLSGIKLSKPVVGSLCQSVVNLRLSALMLAGCSIGMDGALQLTKTLSNDTQELVKLDLSSCGITSEYFSMRNTGICLINGILELNLGGNPIMQEGGTALASVLADPRCCLKTLVLSKCQLGLIGILRTLEALSSNCYLEELNLAENILPAELEYSLLSVKGSPNSTQTKLILPNSLHKASAHKEFETSTQEPCAVNTDFNQIEVADSDDDIFGVNVAASGLSNEHISLSQKSLLNSESAYIQEVLAAIAMAKQLQILDLSKNGFSQHAVESLFTAWSSSRAGLAQSHIQDSVIHMSVEENKCCGIRPCCQKV from the exons ATAGGGCGGAGGAGGGGCGGTGGGCGAATTTCATCGGAAACATCCATAAGAATCGAGGGGAGTACGTGGAGGCGCTGGATTGGCTGCAGAAGGATTATGACGTTTCAGTGAAGCATCTGCCGCCCAACCAACTCCTTCCTACTTGTAATACCCTCGGCGAACTCCACCTCCGCCTCCAACATTTCCACGAAGCCCTAAAGATTCAG GAAAAGCACTTAAGGCTGGCAGAGGACACAAATAACCTCATTGAGCAACAAAGAGCAAGTACACAACTCGGTCGGACATACCATGAAATGTTTTTGAAGTCTGAGGATGACCATTCCTCGATTAGGAATGTCAAAATGTACTTTAAATTAGCCATGAAACTTGCTGAAGATATCAAGAAGAGTCCAACAGATAGCAAATCTTCTATTGTTAGGGAGTACATTGATGCTCATAATAACCTTGGAATGCTTGAAATTGATCTTGATAACTTGGAAGAAGCCAAGAGAATTCTCAATAGAGGATTAACAATCTGCGATGAAGAAGAGGTAGATGAGGATGATGATGCACGTAGTAGGCTGCACCATAACCTTGGCAATGTTTATATGGACCTTAGGGAATGGGACAAAGCACGAGAGCACATAGAAAAGGATATCACAATTTGTAAGAAAATTGGGCATTGCCAAGGTGAGGCAAAGGGTTTTATTAATCTTGGGGAGTTGCACTACAGAGTCCAAAAATACAATGAGGCCATAATTTGTTACCAAAAGGCCCTTCAACGGGCAAAGTCAATGGAAGATGAGGATGCTTTAGTGAGTCAAATTGAACAGAATATTAAAACTGTAGAAGCAGCAATTGAAGTAACGGAAGAATTAAAGCATGAATCTCAGAACCTCAAAAGGCTGGAAAGGAAGTTGCCAAGTGCTAGAGGCACAGGATGTGAGAGGAAGAATTTGCTGCAACAGATTGTATCTCTTGGTCATCTTATTGAGAAATCAAGCATGACACTTGCATGGCGGAAG CATCTTAAGTATGCAAAGATGAAGAAAAGGATAGCAAATGAGGTTTGTGATAAAGAGCACCTGGCAGATTCATTTCTTGCGATTGGAGAGTCATACCAGAAGCTTAGGGAGTTCAAGAAAGCTCTTAAATGGTACACAAAGAGCTGGGAATCATACAAGCTAATTGGCAACTTGGAG GGACAAGCATTATCCAAGATTGAGATAGGAAACGTTCTCGATTCTGATGGTGATTGGATGGGGGCCTTAGATGCTTTTGAAGAAGGTTATAG GATTGCTCTTGGAGCTAAAATTCCTTCTGTTCAGCTGTCTGCTCTTGAAAATATTCACTACTGTCACATGATCAGATTTGATAATGCTGAAAAGGCTAG GAGTTTGAAATTGTCAATTGACAAACTAAGGCATTCAGGAAGTAAGGGAATTGAGGCAAAAGATACGGCAGGCCACTGTTGTTCTGAAACTGATACTGAGATTGATGATCACTCAGCAAAAAGGTCTGAAGTTAGCATTTCACCGGAAAGAAGTTCATCAAATTTCACTAGGTCAAAGTCTCATTCATGTGAGGAGGACTTAAATGAAGATGCTCCATTGATCTCATTTCTCCATCCTGGTAAAAAGGCAGCAAAGTTGAGAACCCGGTGTGAAGCAGCAGTGCATACTTCTATCAAGCCTCCTGAAACCTCACCCAGGAGCACATCGATGTCTGTTGGCAGCCAGGCAGTTGGTCGTAAACGTACCCGTGCTGTTATTTCTGATGATGAATATGAAAACAATGAGGAATATACCTCCAGAAGAACAATTTATAGTGGCCACGGAGAAAAAGTTGCTACTTCAGATGGAT TGGAGAATACAAAGAATTCGAATTGTCCTGCTGCTAATGAGTTCCCT GATATTTCACCGCTTGCCTCAAAATGTGCCATGAATGCTTGTACTCCTGTTAACCTTGAAGAAAGTAGTTGTTCGTACAAATCCAGAACTTCAATCTTAGTTGCTCAAGATGGCAAGGATTTCAGACAATCAAGCACAAATGAATTTGCAAATGCCACTGGAAAGCTGCCTTTCAAACACAATGTGCCAAATATTTGTTCCTCTCCTGATGAAAGCTGT CAACACATACCAATCAAAGTTGATGATTACTTGGTACAAATGAAATTAGACTCATTCGTGAATCGAGACAAACTCAGCATAGAGCAGATAAAGGCTGAAGTGGCATGCTTGTACTACCTACAACTACCTTCTGAGAGGAGAGTAAAGG GTTTGGTGCCAGTGGTTCAAGACATAAAATATGATGGTAGATCTTTAGAAACTTTGGAAGCTTACATATTGAAGAATTGCGAACTTGGAAGTGGCCAGATTGAAGTTTCAGTTGGGG TGTGGGTACATAAGCGAGTAATGAAGTTATACATTGACTGCTGCGAGGAACTATCAGAACAACCCAATTTGAACGTTCTTAAGAAGCTATACAACTTAGAG GTATCAGAAGATGAAATTGTTGTCTCCGACTGTGAACTGCAAGATATATCTGTCGCACCACTGCTTGATGCCTTGCATGCACACAAAACAGTTGCCATCATAAACCTTTCTCACAATCTCTTAG GAAATGGAACAATGGAGAGACTCAAGCAAGTATTTGCATCATCAGGACAGAATTATGGTGCTTTAGTATTAGATTTGCACGGCAACCGACTTGGTCCCACAGCTTTATTCCAA ATTTGTGAATGCCCGGTGCTATACTCACGATTGGAAGTATTAAACATTTCTGGCAACCGCTTGACTGATGCATGTGCTTCTTACCTTTCTTGCATTTTGAAGAACTGCCAAG CTCTTTATAGTTTGAATGTCGAAAACTGTTCTATCACGTCTAGAACAGTTCAAAAGATTGCTGACTCACTGCATTCTGGATCTGTATTAACAAATCTCTCTTTAG GATATAATAACCCAGTATCTGGGAATGCCATTACGAACCTTTTGCTTAAAATTGCTGATTTGAAAAG ATTTCAAGAGCTCAATTTATCTGGTATTAAGTTGAGCAAACCTGTAGTAGGTAGCCTTTGCCAATCTGTCGTGAACTTAAGATTGTCAGCTTTGATGCTTGCAGGCTGCAGTATTGGAATG GATGGGGCATTACAGTTGACTAAGACACTCTCAAATGACACTCAGGAACTGGTGAAGCTGGATCTATCATCTTGTGGAATAACATCAGAGTATTTCAGTATGCGAAATACCGGAATTTGTTTAATCAATGGTATTCTTGAGCTGAATCTTGGAGGAAATCCTATTATGCAAGAG GGTGGCACTGCACTGGCCTCTGTACTTGCAGATCCTCGATGTTGTTTAAAAACTTTGGTACTCTCCAAATGCCAACTTGGGCTAATTGGCATCCTTAGGACACTTGAGGCACTGTCGAGCAATTGCTATCTCGAAGAGCTCAACTTGGCTGAAAACATCCTTCCAGCTGAATTAGAATATAGCTTGCTATCAGTGAAAGGAAGCCCAAACTCCACGCAGACTAAGCTCATTCTTCCAAACTCTTTACACAAAGCATCTGCACATAAAGAGTTTGAGACTTCTACACAAGAGCCCTGTGCTGTTAACACAGATTTCAATCAGATCGAAGTTGCAGATAGTGATGATGATATATTTGGGGTGAATGTTGCTGCTTCTGGATTGAGCAACGAGCATATTAGCTTATCCCAGAAGAGCCTACTGAATTCAGAATCTGCATACATTCAGGAGGTTCTGGCTGCTATTGCCATGGCAAAACAGTTGCAAATTTTAGACCTCAGTAAAAATGGTTTCTCCCAGCATGCTGTGGAGAGTTTGTTTACTGCATGGTCAAGTTCAAGAGCTGGTTTAGCTCAGAGTCATATTCAGGATAGTGTGATTCATATGTCAGTGGAAGAAAACAAATGCTGTGGCATCAGGCCTTGCTGCCAAAAGGTTTGA